One segment of Mycolicibacterium sp. YH-1 DNA contains the following:
- a CDS encoding AAA family ATPase, whose translation MTGSDRELVLTDEFKDALALLGGGRHLFLTGKAGTGKSTLIRRFIAETDRNVVVVAPTGIAALNVDGYTIHRLFSFSTTTTLDDVRTGRYYPGRFAKLLGSLDTLIIDESSMVRADLFDQVAAALTRFGPVPGAPFGGVQVVLVGDLYQLPPVVHEAEAGYLNARYATPYFFSADSFHADDFPTVALTTVFRQQGDDRMAAILNEIREGVLVGHAREQLNARTDPDFVPPDDEFWLTLAPTNRIVTARNRERLERLPGDEIAYIATRSGDLSLFDPPVEETLRFKIGAQIMMLTNDQFDRWVNGTLGRVTAARMDDGLVVTVEFADGDTADVRPYTWEATTPVVDGGSLRREVIGTYTQLPFKLAWAITIHKSQGQTLERMVVDLSGGMFSSGQLYVALSRCTSMSGLVLKRPVLPRDLKTDRRVVRFLRQAMRDDRARRYCGIGMLTVGDEGRMSRPRPVEFAVAFDDGTSLSTLVNPQRDLADARQAYGITVSDVLLAPTLAEVWGIVAPMLAGCTPVGVGIDDVLGLIDFELKRLGLVMPIPLGADVPKSALTPEHRRGLSATTALERARAVLDAFSGSAREDSGSSPFEDAELESFSGHLVSRTPSEPTPASAHLPGLSALLDISRRIGATLLGHDASQPMDTGSGADTDTPWHSAARHTVADQLRSAASRTPVTVEVLGRLREAERFLGIAIVGETLESVLAGGDIASVLVPGARVCFTGTAEDGAGRIVERDDMQDLAARAGLVPVASVSKTRCEVLITAEVGSQSGKARKAREWGKPVFSAAEFLAWVGRDGRP comes from the coding sequence ATGACCGGGTCGGACCGTGAACTCGTCCTGACCGACGAGTTCAAGGACGCGCTCGCACTGCTCGGCGGCGGCAGGCACTTGTTTCTGACCGGGAAGGCGGGTACGGGCAAGTCGACGCTGATCCGGCGCTTCATCGCCGAGACCGACCGCAATGTGGTCGTCGTCGCCCCGACCGGCATCGCCGCGCTGAACGTCGACGGGTACACCATCCACCGGCTGTTCAGCTTCTCCACGACGACGACGCTCGACGACGTCCGCACCGGCCGGTACTACCCGGGCCGTTTCGCCAAGCTGCTCGGGTCGCTCGACACTTTGATCATCGATGAGTCGTCGATGGTTCGGGCCGATCTCTTCGACCAGGTCGCGGCGGCGCTGACACGATTCGGTCCCGTACCGGGAGCACCGTTCGGGGGAGTTCAGGTGGTCCTCGTCGGCGACCTCTATCAGCTGCCGCCCGTGGTCCACGAGGCCGAGGCGGGCTACCTCAACGCGCGATATGCCACCCCGTACTTCTTCTCCGCCGACAGCTTTCACGCCGACGACTTCCCGACGGTCGCCCTCACCACCGTCTTCCGTCAGCAGGGTGACGACCGAATGGCGGCCATTCTGAACGAGATTCGCGAGGGCGTGCTGGTGGGGCATGCCCGTGAGCAGCTGAACGCCCGAACAGACCCGGACTTCGTCCCACCCGACGACGAGTTCTGGCTTACGCTCGCGCCCACAAATCGAATCGTCACCGCCAGGAACCGTGAGCGTCTGGAGCGGTTGCCGGGCGACGAAATCGCCTACATCGCGACACGATCCGGTGATCTGAGCCTTTTCGACCCGCCAGTCGAGGAGACGCTGCGATTCAAGATCGGCGCACAGATCATGATGCTGACCAACGACCAATTCGATCGCTGGGTCAACGGGACGCTGGGACGTGTGACCGCAGCACGAATGGACGACGGCCTGGTGGTCACCGTCGAGTTCGCCGATGGCGATACCGCGGATGTGCGGCCCTACACATGGGAGGCGACGACGCCGGTCGTCGACGGCGGGTCGCTGCGCCGCGAGGTGATCGGCACCTACACGCAGTTGCCGTTCAAGCTCGCGTGGGCCATCACCATCCACAAGAGCCAGGGTCAGACGCTGGAGCGCATGGTCGTCGACCTGAGTGGCGGAATGTTCTCGTCCGGTCAGCTGTACGTCGCGTTGAGCCGGTGTACCTCGATGAGCGGGCTGGTGCTCAAACGGCCGGTGCTGCCCAGGGACTTGAAGACTGACCGACGGGTGGTCCGGTTTCTGCGCCAGGCAATGCGTGACGACCGGGCCCGGCGCTACTGCGGGATCGGCATGTTGACAGTCGGCGACGAGGGCCGGATGTCACGGCCACGGCCGGTGGAGTTCGCCGTCGCGTTCGACGACGGAACCTCACTGAGCACGCTGGTCAACCCGCAGCGCGATCTCGCCGATGCCCGGCAGGCCTACGGAATCACGGTGTCCGACGTGCTGTTGGCACCGACCTTGGCCGAGGTCTGGGGGATCGTCGCGCCGATGTTGGCTGGCTGCACACCGGTCGGCGTCGGTATCGATGACGTGCTGGGCCTCATCGACTTCGAACTCAAGCGCCTCGGGCTCGTCATGCCCATACCCCTGGGCGCCGACGTGCCGAAGTCGGCTCTCACCCCGGAACACCGTCGCGGCCTTTCGGCGACCACGGCGCTCGAGCGCGCCCGGGCCGTGCTTGACGCGTTCTCCGGTTCGGCTCGCGAGGATTCCGGTTCGTCGCCGTTCGAGGACGCCGAGTTGGAGTCCTTCTCGGGGCACCTCGTCAGCCGAACCCCCAGTGAGCCGACCCCGGCATCGGCTCACCTCCCGGGGCTGTCGGCACTGCTGGACATCAGCCGCCGCATCGGCGCGACCCTGCTGGGACATGACGCCTCCCAACCGATGGACACGGGATCCGGTGCGGATACCGACACGCCCTGGCATTCGGCCGCTCGGCACACAGTTGCTGACCAATTGCGTTCTGCTGCATCGCGGACACCCGTGACAGTGGAGGTACTGGGCCGCCTGCGCGAGGCCGAGCGGTTCTTGGGGATCGCGATAGTGGGCGAGACGCTCGAGTCCGTCCTCGCCGGCGGCGACATCGCCTCGGTCCTGGTGCCCGGCGCGCGGGTGTGCTTCACCGGAACCGCCGAGGACGGGGCAGGCCGGATCGTCGAGCGCGACGACATGCAGGACCTGGCGGCGCGGGCCGGACTGGTGCCGGTGGCGTCGGTCTCCAAGACGCGCTGCGAGGTGCTGATCACCGCGGAGGTCGGCAGCCAGTCCGGTAAGGCCCGCAAGGCGCGCGAGTGGGGCAAGCCCGTTTTCTCCGCTGCCGAGTTCCTCGCATGGGTGGGCCGGGACGGAAGGCCATGA
- a CDS encoding SDR family oxidoreductase, producing MSNDQKSTVITTTPLAGRVAIVTGASSGIGEATAARLATLGAKVAIAARRTDNLDALAARITAAGGTALALPLDVTDRSAITAAAQQVADRLGPVDLVFNNAGVQLISAVEDLRFDDWQRQIDLNITGVMNVIGAFVPQLINSAAEGKPADLITTSSIAATRVLEKFSVYSGTKAYVSQLTRLLRVELGRKMVRVSTIEPGMVDTELPLHVTDPDASKLMADLINDIDVLTAADVAETVAFIASVPRHVNLTEITILPTQQAV from the coding sequence ATGTCCAACGACCAGAAGTCCACAGTGATCACCACGACCCCGCTGGCGGGGCGCGTCGCCATCGTCACCGGCGCCTCCAGCGGTATCGGCGAGGCGACCGCTGCCCGGCTGGCGACCCTGGGCGCGAAGGTCGCCATCGCCGCCCGCCGCACCGACAACCTCGACGCGCTCGCCGCGCGCATCACCGCCGCCGGGGGCACCGCACTTGCGCTGCCGCTCGACGTCACCGACCGGTCTGCGATCACGGCGGCCGCCCAGCAGGTCGCCGATCGGCTCGGACCAGTTGATCTGGTGTTCAACAATGCCGGCGTCCAGCTGATCTCAGCGGTAGAGGACCTCAGGTTCGACGACTGGCAGCGGCAGATCGACCTCAACATCACCGGGGTCATGAATGTCATCGGCGCGTTCGTCCCTCAGCTCATCAACTCTGCCGCTGAGGGCAAGCCGGCCGACCTCATCACCACATCGTCGATCGCGGCGACTCGTGTGTTGGAGAAGTTCTCGGTGTACTCCGGGACCAAGGCCTACGTCAGCCAGCTGACCCGGCTGCTGCGCGTCGAGCTCGGCCGCAAGATGGTCCGCGTCTCCACCATCGAACCGGGGATGGTGGATACCGAACTGCCACTCCATGTCACCGATCCTGACGCCTCCAAGTTGATGGCCGACCTCATCAACGACATCGACGTGCTCACCGCCGCCGACGTGGCCGAGACCGTCGCGTTCATCGCCTCGGTGCCCCGGCATGTCAACCTCACCGAGATCACCATCCTTCCCACCCAGCAAGCCGTCTAG
- a CDS encoding arylsulfatase has product MAKASKKGAGRKPTTKQAAAKKAAKAAPVQKATGQEAAEPHVAREQLPIPDAKYVGLTTFDAKDPNTKYPPIGELRPPKDAPNVLIVLIDDVGFGASTAFGGPCNTPVTERLAANGLKLNRFHTTALCSPTRQALLTGRNHHSVGMGAITEMATSAPGNNSIRPKEKAPIAETLKLNGYSTAQFGKCHEVPGWEVTPVGPFHQWPTGSGFEYFYGFVGGEANQYYPGLYEGTTAVEPPRSPEDGYTLTEDLADHAITWVRQQKALMPDKPFFMYFAPGATHAPHHVPKEWSDKYKGKFDDGWDVLREKTLKQQKKLGVVPKDAELTTRHDEIPAWDDMPDELKPVLARQMEIYAGFLEQTDHEIGRLVDAIGDLGVLDDTLIYLIIGDNGASAEGTINGCFNEMTTLNGMPGIETTEFLMSKIDDFGTPEAYNHYAVGWAHALCAPYQWTKQVASHWGGTRNGTIVHWPNGLKDKGKSRNQFHHVIDVAPTILEAAGLPAPTLVNGIAQAPLEGVSMLGTLRDAKAPENHDVQYFEMFGNRGIYHRGWTAVTKHRTPWKADAPPPFDDDVWELYGPDDWTQSRDLAADNPEKLAELQRLWLIEAVKYNVVPLDDRSFERINPDIAGRPQLIRGNSQLLFPGMRVSEWCVLTLKNKSHSVTANVVVPESGANGVIITQGGSVGGWSLYAHEGTLRYCFNFFGIEHYIISAEKPIPAGKHQVRMEFAYDGGGLAKGGTVTLYYDGKLVGTGRVEQTIPMGYSADEACDVGSDSGSPASPDYGPTGNRFTGEIEWVQLDIGEDGHDHLITAEDRFNIAMARQ; this is encoded by the coding sequence ATGGCGAAGGCATCCAAGAAGGGCGCGGGACGCAAGCCGACGACGAAGCAGGCCGCGGCCAAGAAGGCGGCGAAGGCCGCTCCCGTGCAGAAGGCAACCGGACAGGAGGCAGCCGAACCGCACGTCGCGCGTGAGCAACTGCCCATCCCCGATGCCAAGTACGTCGGGCTGACCACCTTCGACGCCAAGGATCCCAACACCAAGTACCCGCCGATCGGAGAGCTTCGTCCGCCCAAGGACGCACCGAACGTGCTGATCGTGCTGATCGACGACGTCGGGTTCGGCGCGTCCACTGCCTTCGGGGGCCCCTGTAACACTCCGGTCACCGAACGGCTCGCTGCGAACGGATTGAAGCTCAACCGGTTTCACACGACCGCACTCTGCTCGCCCACCCGCCAGGCCCTGCTGACCGGGCGTAACCATCACTCGGTGGGAATGGGCGCGATCACCGAGATGGCGACGTCGGCTCCGGGCAACAACAGCATCCGGCCCAAGGAGAAGGCGCCAATAGCCGAGACGCTCAAGCTGAACGGCTACTCGACGGCGCAGTTCGGGAAGTGTCACGAGGTGCCGGGCTGGGAGGTGACTCCCGTCGGGCCGTTCCACCAGTGGCCCACCGGTTCGGGCTTCGAGTACTTCTACGGTTTCGTCGGCGGTGAGGCCAATCAGTACTACCCCGGCCTCTACGAGGGCACCACCGCGGTCGAACCACCGCGTTCGCCAGAGGACGGTTACACCCTGACCGAGGACCTCGCCGACCACGCGATCACCTGGGTGCGCCAGCAGAAGGCGCTGATGCCCGACAAGCCGTTTTTCATGTACTTCGCCCCCGGGGCCACCCACGCACCGCACCACGTTCCCAAGGAATGGTCGGACAAGTACAAGGGCAAGTTCGACGACGGCTGGGATGTCCTGCGGGAGAAGACGCTGAAGCAGCAGAAGAAGCTCGGCGTTGTGCCCAAGGACGCCGAACTCACCACGCGCCACGACGAGATCCCCGCGTGGGACGACATGCCCGACGAACTCAAGCCGGTCCTGGCCCGGCAGATGGAGATCTACGCCGGTTTCCTCGAGCAGACCGACCACGAGATCGGGCGCCTGGTCGACGCGATCGGTGATCTCGGCGTGCTCGATGACACGCTCATCTACCTGATCATCGGTGACAACGGCGCGTCCGCCGAGGGCACCATCAACGGCTGCTTCAACGAGATGACCACGCTCAACGGCATGCCGGGCATCGAGACCACCGAGTTCCTCATGTCCAAGATCGACGACTTCGGCACCCCCGAGGCATACAACCACTACGCGGTCGGGTGGGCACACGCGCTGTGCGCGCCATATCAGTGGACCAAGCAGGTGGCGTCGCACTGGGGTGGCACCCGCAACGGAACGATCGTGCACTGGCCCAATGGGCTGAAGGACAAGGGTAAGTCCCGCAACCAGTTTCACCACGTCATCGACGTCGCCCCCACAATTCTGGAGGCCGCCGGCCTGCCCGCACCAACCCTGGTCAACGGGATCGCCCAGGCCCCGTTGGAGGGGGTCAGCATGTTGGGCACGCTGCGCGATGCGAAGGCCCCGGAAAACCATGACGTGCAGTACTTCGAGATGTTCGGCAACCGTGGCATCTACCACCGGGGTTGGACGGCCGTCACCAAACACCGCACACCGTGGAAGGCTGACGCCCCGCCGCCGTTCGACGACGACGTCTGGGAACTGTACGGGCCCGACGACTGGACTCAGTCGCGCGACCTGGCCGCCGATAATCCCGAGAAGCTCGCTGAGTTGCAACGCCTTTGGCTTATCGAGGCTGTCAAGTACAACGTCGTCCCGTTGGATGACCGCAGCTTCGAGCGGATCAATCCCGACATTGCCGGTCGCCCTCAGCTGATCCGCGGGAACTCGCAGCTGTTGTTCCCCGGAATGCGAGTCAGCGAGTGGTGCGTGTTGACACTCAAGAACAAGTCGCACTCGGTCACCGCGAACGTCGTGGTGCCGGAGTCCGGCGCCAACGGGGTGATCATCACCCAGGGCGGCAGTGTGGGTGGGTGGTCGCTGTACGCACACGAGGGCACACTGAGGTACTGCTTCAACTTCTTCGGCATCGAGCACTACATCATCTCCGCGGAGAAGCCGATTCCGGCAGGAAAACACCAGGTGCGGATGGAGTTCGCCTACGACGGCGGCGGGCTGGCCAAGGGCGGTACCGTCACGCTCTACTACGACGGCAAACTGGTCGGGACGGGACGTGTCGAGCAGACCATACCGATGGGCTACTCAGCCGACGAGGCGTGTGACGTGGGTTCCGACTCGGGTTCCCCGGCATCACCCGACTACGGCCCCACCGGAAACCGATTCACCGGCGAGATCGAGTGGGTGCAACTCGACATTGGCGAGGACGGCCACGATCACCTGATCACCGCAGAGGACCGGTTCAACATCGCCATGGCACGCCAGTAG
- a CDS encoding LLM class flavin-dependent oxidoreductase: MRFGNFMAPFHPTGQNPTLAIERDLDLIVTMDRLGFDEAWIGEHHSAGFEIIASPEVVIAVAAERTKHIKLGTGVSSLPYHHPLMLADRMVLLDHLTRGRVMLGCGPGQLTSDAHMLGIPADEQRPRMEQCLDAIMRLLRGETVTMHTDGFTLQDARLQLKPYSDPCFDVAVAASFSPTGPRGAGKHGIGMLSIAATAKQGMNLLAHHWSTWEEVALENGHVADRSKWRLVGPMHLAETREQAERDVEYGIAEFSRYFSHILPAGPVQGETPAEIIANNRESGFAVIGTPEDAIAKIEELIEASDGGFGAFLLFDHDWAPPAAKLHSYELFAQYVMPHFTGQLAGPAASCEWVTESGTEFVDRAAHAIGKAIEDHAAEQSAKQAPAID, translated from the coding sequence ATGCGCTTCGGAAATTTCATGGCTCCCTTCCACCCCACCGGTCAGAACCCCACGCTCGCCATCGAGCGAGACCTCGATCTGATCGTGACGATGGACCGTCTCGGATTCGACGAGGCATGGATCGGCGAGCACCACTCCGCCGGGTTCGAGATCATCGCGTCGCCGGAGGTCGTCATCGCCGTCGCCGCGGAGCGCACCAAGCACATCAAGCTCGGCACGGGCGTCAGCTCGCTGCCCTACCACCACCCCTTGATGCTCGCCGATCGGATGGTCCTGCTCGACCACCTCACCCGCGGTCGCGTGATGCTCGGTTGCGGCCCTGGCCAACTCACCTCCGACGCGCACATGCTCGGCATCCCGGCCGACGAGCAGCGGCCGCGTATGGAGCAGTGCCTCGACGCCATCATGCGCCTGCTTCGCGGCGAGACCGTCACCATGCACACCGACGGGTTCACCCTGCAGGATGCCCGCCTGCAGCTCAAGCCGTACAGCGACCCGTGCTTCGACGTCGCGGTCGCGGCGTCCTTTTCCCCCACCGGCCCGCGTGGCGCGGGAAAGCACGGCATCGGCATGCTGTCGATTGCCGCCACCGCGAAGCAGGGCATGAATCTGCTTGCCCACCACTGGTCTACGTGGGAGGAAGTGGCGCTTGAGAACGGCCACGTCGCCGACCGCTCGAAGTGGCGGCTCGTCGGCCCGATGCACCTCGCCGAGACCCGCGAACAGGCCGAGCGTGATGTCGAGTACGGCATCGCGGAGTTCTCCCGCTACTTCTCACACATCCTGCCTGCGGGACCGGTACAGGGTGAGACGCCGGCCGAGATCATCGCCAACAACCGCGAGTCCGGCTTCGCCGTGATCGGCACCCCCGAGGACGCGATCGCCAAGATCGAAGAACTCATCGAGGCGAGTGACGGCGGCTTCGGGGCCTTCCTGCTCTTCGACCACGACTGGGCGCCGCCGGCGGCAAAACTGCACAGCTACGAGCTGTTCGCGCAGTATGTGATGCCGCACTTCACCGGCCAACTCGCGGGGCCGGCCGCCTCATGCGAATGGGTGACTGAGAGCGGGACCGAGTTCGTCGACCGCGCCGCGCACGCCATCGGCAAGGCGATCGAGGACCACGCCGCGGAGCAGAGTGCCAAGCAGGCGCCCGCGATCGACTGA
- a CDS encoding helix-turn-helix domain-containing protein → MSDRKPTELAEFLSARRAQLTPHDVGLDGAVARRRVPGLRREELARLAGVSVDYYTRLEQGRSRSASADVLDALAAALQLNDAERQHLHLLAKPQAAQRKRRTRPQSVDVATLRLLEMFDQVWSPAFVLGRRLDVLAHNRMAGALITEFRELPAPLRNQARFVFFDPHARELYANWNEVAADTVAMLRLDAGRYPDDEKLSALVGELSIRSVEFRSWWSNHNVERRTTGTKSYHHPLVGDLTVRYQALNPSGDPDQILIVYTTEPGSADETSLRLLANWHDGERRSEQSTWSGG, encoded by the coding sequence ATGAGTGACCGGAAGCCAACCGAGCTGGCCGAATTCCTCAGTGCGCGACGCGCCCAGCTCACCCCGCACGACGTCGGGCTGGACGGGGCCGTCGCGCGTAGACGTGTGCCGGGGCTGAGGCGCGAGGAACTGGCCAGGCTGGCCGGTGTCAGTGTCGACTACTACACCCGTTTGGAGCAGGGCCGCAGCCGCAGCGCATCTGCTGATGTGCTCGATGCGTTGGCCGCCGCGCTGCAGCTCAACGACGCCGAACGTCAGCATCTGCATCTGCTGGCCAAGCCACAAGCTGCGCAACGGAAACGGCGGACCCGGCCCCAGTCGGTGGACGTGGCGACACTCCGTCTGCTGGAGATGTTCGACCAGGTGTGGTCGCCGGCGTTCGTGCTCGGCAGGCGGCTCGACGTGCTGGCGCACAACCGGATGGCGGGTGCCCTGATAACCGAGTTCCGTGAACTTCCCGCCCCGTTGCGCAATCAGGCACGATTCGTCTTCTTCGACCCACACGCACGTGAGCTGTACGCGAACTGGAACGAGGTAGCCGCTGACACCGTGGCGATGCTGCGTCTGGACGCGGGCCGCTACCCCGATGACGAGAAGCTGTCAGCACTGGTCGGTGAGTTGTCGATAAGGTCGGTCGAATTTCGCTCCTGGTGGTCCAACCACAACGTGGAGCGCCGGACCACGGGAACCAAGTCCTACCACCATCCACTGGTGGGGGACCTCACGGTTAGATACCAGGCACTCAACCCGTCCGGCGACCCGGATCAGATTCTCATCGTCTACACCACCGAACCCGGTTCGGCGGACGAGACGTCTCTGCGGCTTCTGGCGAACTGGCACGACGGTGAACGCCGCAGTGAACAGTCCACGTGGTCAGGTGGGTAG
- a CDS encoding YidH family protein, whose protein sequence is MAGEPIDVSTRLAVQRTRLANERTLMAWIRTCTSLIAFGFTIFKFFQYLEAQENAHRAVVSPWLVGLLMIVVGLVGLTLASIQHRQAMKELRVEGGPMPYSISAIMAGFIAAVGVVALVVVVARL, encoded by the coding sequence ATGGCCGGCGAACCGATCGATGTGTCCACCCGACTAGCTGTGCAACGCACGCGCCTGGCCAACGAACGCACGCTGATGGCGTGGATCCGGACGTGCACCTCGCTGATCGCCTTCGGCTTCACGATCTTCAAGTTCTTCCAGTATCTGGAGGCTCAGGAAAATGCTCATCGGGCCGTCGTCAGCCCATGGCTGGTAGGGCTCCTGATGATCGTCGTCGGCCTGGTGGGGCTCACGCTCGCGTCGATTCAGCACCGGCAGGCGATGAAGGAGCTGCGGGTGGAGGGCGGCCCGATGCCCTATTCGATATCGGCCATCATGGCCGGCTTCATCGCGGCCGTCGGCGTCGTCGCCCTTGTCGTGGTCGTTGCGAGACTGTAG
- a CDS encoding SDR family oxidoreductase, which yields MSKHPKTILITGASSGIGEATALRLAGDGHRLLLGARRTERLEALVGRIEAAGGTASFRRLDVTDAADVHRFVADAVDAYGGVDVMINNAGVMPLSALSEDKVDEWNRMIDVNIRGVLHGISAALPVMRANGGGHVVNVASIGAHEVEPTAAVYCATKFAVWAISEGLRKEHSGDIRVTVISPGVTESELAESISDEHARDAMREYRALAIPPSAIADAIAFAVGQPPEVDVNEIIVRPAASTH from the coding sequence ATGAGCAAGCACCCGAAGACAATCCTGATCACCGGCGCCAGCAGTGGTATCGGCGAGGCCACCGCGCTGCGGCTCGCCGGGGACGGTCACCGACTCCTCCTCGGCGCCCGCCGCACCGAACGCCTCGAAGCCCTGGTCGGGCGGATCGAGGCGGCGGGCGGTACCGCGTCGTTTCGCCGTCTTGATGTGACCGACGCTGCCGACGTGCACCGCTTCGTCGCCGACGCCGTGGATGCCTACGGCGGGGTGGACGTCATGATCAACAACGCCGGCGTGATGCCGCTTTCGGCTCTGTCCGAGGACAAGGTCGACGAGTGGAACCGGATGATCGACGTGAACATCCGTGGTGTGCTGCACGGCATCAGTGCCGCCCTTCCCGTGATGCGGGCCAACGGCGGCGGGCACGTCGTGAATGTCGCGTCCATCGGCGCCCACGAGGTGGAACCGACCGCGGCTGTGTACTGCGCGACCAAGTTCGCGGTCTGGGCCATCTCGGAGGGGCTACGCAAGGAGCACTCCGGCGACATCAGGGTTACCGTCATATCCCCGGGAGTCACCGAATCCGAACTCGCCGAATCGATCTCAGATGAACACGCGCGCGACGCCATGCGGGAGTACCGGGCGCTCGCCATTCCGCCTTCGGCGATCGCCGATGCCATCGCGTTCGCGGTCGGTCAGCCCCCCGAGGTGGATGTCAACGAGATCATCGTGCGACCGGCTGCCAGCACGCACTAA
- a CDS encoding ester cyclase, which yields MTESDRSDIKAVVRRNTEQVQGQGDFALFDELFADDFVDHTPQPGTTPDKAGVRILYNRMRDAFTDFRPEIHWQTAEGDIVTTYKTYHGIHTGEFLGIAGTGTTIQFETVDAMRVRNGKITDHWGVANLYSVLQQLGRLPT from the coding sequence GTGACCGAATCAGATCGATCCGATATCAAGGCTGTGGTCCGCCGCAACACCGAACAAGTCCAGGGCCAAGGAGATTTCGCCCTATTCGACGAACTGTTCGCCGACGACTTCGTCGACCACACACCCCAGCCTGGGACCACCCCCGACAAGGCCGGCGTTCGCATCCTCTACAACCGCATGCGCGACGCGTTCACCGACTTCCGGCCCGAGATCCACTGGCAGACCGCCGAGGGCGACATCGTCACCACCTACAAGACCTACCACGGCATCCACACGGGTGAGTTTCTCGGTATCGCCGGCACCGGCACGACCATCCAATTCGAAACCGTCGACGCCATGCGCGTTCGCAACGGGAAGATCACCGACCACTGGGGAGTGGCCAACCTCTACTCCGTCCTCCAACAACTCGGGCGGCTACCCACCTGA
- a CDS encoding alpha/beta hydrolase: MTTTRRTVLGAVIIVLGVAVALVLGVVTAGAAAAVVDVQAVFLGAGLVAVVAVTFLLALWGFRLLGVQRRTAAAAILSGMVGIMVAVVAASTILVPFRLQPPTEVPASVMFWDLPSGSRIAYAHAAASASTTSEPPVIFLHGGPGTPGEGIPIGGAELAARGYDVYAYDQVGAGRSTRLDDVNEYTVQRQVDDLDEIRQILGAEQLILVGRSWGGSLAAQYLAAHPDRVAKAVFVVPGAIWPSAYPDGVGEPWHSMTPSTQSRYDELTSNLRVLVQSLLLRVNPSAAHAFVPDAEADSWMHEVALTGLDGASCARGATADAHDNPQGFYVNQMTTADFDSIPDPRPRLSGVRVPVLVIGAQCDFIRWPVTREYRDVFPNSTLVEVQGAGHAVSAEQPALYTELLKTFLDGQQLPLPAYRSEDPPAGRWTR, translated from the coding sequence GTGACGACGACGCGGCGCACCGTGCTTGGGGCGGTGATCATCGTCCTCGGCGTCGCCGTGGCACTCGTTCTCGGAGTCGTCACCGCGGGCGCGGCGGCTGCTGTCGTGGACGTTCAGGCCGTGTTCCTCGGCGCCGGATTGGTAGCAGTCGTTGCCGTTACATTTCTGTTGGCCCTGTGGGGGTTTCGCCTACTCGGCGTGCAGCGCCGGACGGCAGCTGCGGCGATCCTGAGCGGCATGGTCGGCATCATGGTGGCCGTCGTGGCTGCGTCGACGATCCTTGTGCCGTTCCGGCTTCAGCCGCCTACGGAGGTGCCGGCCAGCGTCATGTTCTGGGACCTGCCGTCGGGATCGCGGATAGCGTACGCACACGCAGCGGCGAGTGCGAGCACGACCAGCGAACCGCCGGTGATCTTTCTCCACGGCGGACCGGGGACGCCAGGCGAGGGCATCCCAATCGGTGGCGCCGAACTCGCCGCCCGGGGATACGACGTCTACGCCTACGACCAGGTCGGTGCCGGCCGGTCCACCCGGCTCGACGACGTCAACGAATACACCGTGCAGAGGCAGGTGGACGACCTAGACGAGATCCGACAAATCCTTGGCGCTGAGCAGCTCATTCTCGTCGGCCGCTCATGGGGAGGGTCACTGGCCGCCCAGTACCTGGCGGCGCATCCAGACCGGGTGGCCAAGGCGGTCTTCGTGGTGCCAGGAGCGATCTGGCCGTCGGCGTACCCCGATGGCGTCGGTGAACCGTGGCACTCAATGACCCCCTCAACGCAATCGCGCTACGACGAACTGACGAGCAACCTTCGAGTGCTTGTTCAGTCATTGTTGCTTCGCGTCAATCCGTCCGCCGCCCACGCCTTCGTTCCGGATGCAGAGGCCGACTCATGGATGCACGAAGTCGCTTTGACCGGTCTAGACGGCGCGTCGTGCGCACGCGGTGCCACGGCGGACGCGCACGACAATCCTCAGGGTTTCTACGTGAACCAAATGACCACTGCGGATTTCGACTCCATACCTGATCCGCGTCCACGTCTGAGCGGAGTTCGGGTGCCGGTACTGGTCATCGGAGCCCAATGCGACTTCATCCGCTGGCCAGTCACGCGTGAATATCGGGACGTGTTCCCCAACTCGACGCTGGTCGAGGTCCAGGGTGCCGGTCACGCGGTCTCCGCGGAGCAGCCTGCGCTCTACACGGAATTGCTGAAGACCTTCCTCGACGGTCAGCAGCTGCCGCTGCCGGCCTATAGATCCGAAGACCCCCCTGCCGGACGGTGGACGCGCTAA